One window of the Anticarsia gemmatalis isolate Benzon Research Colony breed Stoneville strain chromosome 21, ilAntGemm2 primary, whole genome shotgun sequence genome contains the following:
- the LOC142982337 gene encoding uncharacterized protein LOC142982337 isoform X2 has product MLVEAVPTVMGYGAVIFSLFLVDYVLGHGFVDMSQKVFCRLACYVKRVVREESKHVQIVPDAPISWPVLVGEIAILLLTVAILNRYKYVRGKDRIDELLNESKDALRQTNEFLEKWRLRRVPTEYSYLDEEPQEIKPLKIEVPILHMAIIDTLGTTRSKPERGDAGDTVNITDSTLLSLTSFEDLESIDTADERVPDEAKSVEFRNRYLWDVLEEDGNNLDD; this is encoded by the exons ATGTTGGTCGAAGCCGTCCCCACAGTGATGGGTTATGGTGCTGTAATTTTTAGTCTGTTTCTTGTCGACTACGTGCTGGGTCATGGGTTCGTGGACATGTCCCAGAAGGTCTTCTGTAGATTAGCCTGTTATGTCAAGAGGGTTGTGAGAGAAGAGTCCAAGCATGTCCAAATTGTGCCAGACGCACCAATCAGCTGGCCAGTGCTGGTTGGCGAGATTGCGATATTGCTTTTGACTGTTGCT ATCCTAAACAGATACAAGTACGTCCGTGGTAAGGATCGGATCGACGAACTTCTTAACGAGAGCAAAGATGCCCTGAGACAAACCAACGAGTTCCTTGAGAAATGGAGGCTTAGACga GTGCCCACTGAGTATTCCTACCTGGACGAAGAGCCACAGGAGATCAAACCTCTCAAAATAGAAGTACCCATACTACACATGGCTATTATTGAc aCCCTCGGCACTACGAGAAGCAAACCAGAGAGAGGTGACGCAGGCGACACAGTCAACATCACAGACTCCACCCTTCTCTCTCTAACATCATTCGAAGACCTGGAATCCATAGACACTGCAGACGAAAGAGTCCCTGATGAAGCGAAGAGCGTAGAATTTAGGAACCGTTACCTTTGGGATGTATTGGAAGAAGATGGAAATAATTTGGAcgattaa
- the LOC142982337 gene encoding uncharacterized protein LOC142982337 isoform X1: MLVEAVPTVMGYGAVIFSLFLVDYVLGHGFVDMSQKVFCRLACYVKRVVREESKHVQIVPDAPISWPVLVGEIAILLLTVAILNRYKYVRGKDRIDELLNESKDALRQTNEFLEKWRLRRMNCQVPTEYSYLDEEPQEIKPLKIEVPILHMAIIDTLGTTRSKPERGDAGDTVNITDSTLLSLTSFEDLESIDTADERVPDEAKSVEFRNRYLWDVLEEDGNNLDD, from the exons ATGTTGGTCGAAGCCGTCCCCACAGTGATGGGTTATGGTGCTGTAATTTTTAGTCTGTTTCTTGTCGACTACGTGCTGGGTCATGGGTTCGTGGACATGTCCCAGAAGGTCTTCTGTAGATTAGCCTGTTATGTCAAGAGGGTTGTGAGAGAAGAGTCCAAGCATGTCCAAATTGTGCCAGACGCACCAATCAGCTGGCCAGTGCTGGTTGGCGAGATTGCGATATTGCTTTTGACTGTTGCT ATCCTAAACAGATACAAGTACGTCCGTGGTAAGGATCGGATCGACGAACTTCTTAACGAGAGCAAAGATGCCCTGAGACAAACCAACGAGTTCCTTGAGAAATGGAGGCTTAGACga ATGAATTGTCAGGTGCCCACTGAGTATTCCTACCTGGACGAAGAGCCACAGGAGATCAAACCTCTCAAAATAGAAGTACCCATACTACACATGGCTATTATTGAc aCCCTCGGCACTACGAGAAGCAAACCAGAGAGAGGTGACGCAGGCGACACAGTCAACATCACAGACTCCACCCTTCTCTCTCTAACATCATTCGAAGACCTGGAATCCATAGACACTGCAGACGAAAGAGTCCCTGATGAAGCGAAGAGCGTAGAATTTAGGAACCGTTACCTTTGGGATGTATTGGAAGAAGATGGAAATAATTTGGAcgattaa
- the Gas8 gene encoding growth arrest specific protein 8: MAPKGKGGAKKAPAIIIDGVDTSEMTREKLEQFTLKVKEELDKEREERNYFQLERDKIRTFWEITRQQLEEAKAELRNRERATEEAQEENEALLETEKQKIKHLKYEQQAAAAALRAENLVALKAAKEEHGEQELELLNDKRVLRQELREKTLAAQDELRRAKLMHAEELSKARDEFERRAMEIEDKAEKKLNETKVELTVKHRTEIAEVEERKNKQLSELIAHHERAFSDLKNYYNDITLNNLGLISSLKQQMEDMQKVKERAEKVSRDALAEAKSLREPLEAAIIDNKELKRQMANYDRDKAALAAKTKQLASLEKQFEVLKWEYEVLQVRFDRVQTERDELKARFSRAVLEVQQRASLKTALLEAKLKNLEGRDAGPTEIHELLKLKDTQIEDLRYEAARLRKAHDDLLATYEAKLAKLGVPAEELGFKPLKAVAVAGLAPVIGQGPAGLVTKDP, encoded by the exons atg GCACCTAAAGGAAAAGGCGGGGCCAAAAAGGCACCAG CGATCATCATCGATGGCGTGGACACATCGGAGATGACACGAGAAAAGCTCGAGCAATTCACCCTCAAAGTCAAAGAAGAACTAGACAAGGAAAGAGAAGAACGAAACTACTTCCAATTagaaagggacaaaatacgcacaTTCTGGGAAATTACCCGACAGCAATTAGAAGAAGCCAAAGCAGAATTACGTAATAGAGAACGAGCAACCGAAGAAGCACAGGAGGAAAATGAAGCGCTTTTGGAAACTGAGAAACagaaaattaaacatttgaaaTATGAACAGCAAGCGGCTGCGGCTGCTTTAAGGGCTGAAAATCTGGTTGCTTTGAAAGCAGCTAAAGAAGAGCACGGCGAGCAGGAATTGGAACTTCTCAACGACAAAAGAGTTCTAAGACAGGAACTTAGAGAGAAAACGCTTGCAGCCCAAGATGAATTGAGACGAGCGAAATTAATGCATGCAGAAGAACTGTCTAAAGCAAGGGATGAATTTGAACGGAGAGCAATGGAGATTGAAGATAAAGCTGAAAAGAAACTGAATGAGACTAAAGTGGAGTTAACTGTGAAACATAGAACGGAGATAGCAGAAGTAGAGGAGaggaaaaataaacaactgtCGGAATTGATCGCTCATCATGAGAGGGCCTtctctgatttgaaaaattattataatgatatcaCTTTGAATAATTTGG GTCTTATTAGCAGCTTGAAGCAGCAGATGGAAGATATGCAGAAAGTAAAAGAACGAGCGGAGAAGGTGTCACGAGATGCACTGGCAGAAGCCAAGAGTCTGAGGGAACCGCTTGAAGCTGCTATCATAGATAATAAAGAACTTAAACGACAGATGGCAAATTATGATAGAGATAAGGCTGCTTTAGCC gctaaaacaaaacaactagcATCCCTCGAGAAGCAATTCGAAGTCTTGAAGTGGGAGTACGAAGTGTTACAAGTTCGTTTCGACCGCGTACAAACTGAGCGCGATGAGTTGAAGGCTCGATTCTCTCGAGCTGTTCTCGAAGTCCAGCAGAGAGCGTCACTGAAGACCGCGCTGTTGGAGGCCAAGTTGAAGAATCTGGAGGGACGTGATGCTGGCCCTACTGAAATTCAT GAACTTCTTAAGTTAAAAGACACACAAATTGAAGATCTGAGATACGAGGCAGCTCGACTTCGGAAAGCTCATGATGATTTATTAGCTACTTACGAAGCTAAACTCGCCAAATTAGGAGTACCGGCAGAGGAACTTGGATTCAa GCCCCTGAAAGCCGTCGCTGTGGCTGGTTTAGCTCCCGTGATAGGTCAAGGCCCTGCCGGGTTGGTCACAAAAGATCCGTAA
- the tipE gene encoding temperature-induced paralytic E isoform X2 — translation MTDEEKIPPTFAEKLLFYTTATFVLLAIFSLFAFLFLVPFVIEPAFTTIFMQFDPVAALCVTASVKHLVGASNCSWASCREGCTKDLFECTQIRVNYKLGIYPNITPTDDENLIRVERALRKDYEYENYESTADKSYPEMIEEDLPEAIPTGLQGNDSEWYFTGARLFPNVKGCGYPPILNCTVFYAKHMPLGTNYTCYYSRVDPGLVITELDMWQNTLNLVYAMAIPIPSFIISVIYLTFAYFKIYNTEEESEQAPLKSDAEAMATGDDEKPTTPGSDTFREDLACYGHQLKMQLANDKPKEGFESNSPPISNSASLSG, via the exons ATGACAGACGAAGAAAAAATACCGCCAACCTTTGCCGAAAAACTTCTATTTTACACGACAGCCACTTTCGTATTACTGGCCATCTTCAGCCTGTTCGCGTTCCTCTTCCTCGTACCCTTCGTCATAGAACCGGCATTCACCACGATATTCATGCAATTCGATCCAGTCGCAGCATTATGCGTCACAGCCTCGGTGAAACATCTCGTCGGAGCCAGCAACTGCTCCTGGGCGTCTTGTCGCGAAGGCTGCACTAAAGACCTCTTCGAGTGTACACAGATCCGCGTCAACTACAAACTCGGTATCTATCCTAACATCACACCGACAGATGACGAGAATCTAATCAGGGTCGAGAGGGCTCTGAGAAAAGACTACGAATACGAAAACTACGAATCGACAGCGGATAAATCATACCCAGAGATGATTGAGGAAGATCTGCCAGAAGCTATACCGACTGGCCTGCAAGGGAATGATTCTGAATGGTATTTTACCGGAGCAAGACTGTTCCCAAATGTAAAAGGCTGTGGTTACCCACCTATTTTAAATTGCACCGTGTTCTACGCCAAGCATATGCCTCTCGGTACCAATTATACTTGTTACTACAGCCGCGTGGACCCCGGCTTGGTGATCACTGAGCTGGACATGTGGCAGAACACCCTGAACCTGGTGTATGCTATGGCGATACCTATACCATCGTTCATTATTTCGGTGATATATTTGACGTTCGCGTACTTTAAGATATATAATACTGAGGAGGAATCGGAGCAGGCTCCTTTGAAGAGCGATGCTGAAGCGATGGCGACAGGAGACGATGAGAAGCCGACGACTCCAGGGTCGGACACGTTCAGGGAGGACCTGGCGTGCTACGGACATCAGTTAAAGATGCAGCTGGCCAACGACAAGCCTAAAGAGGGCTTCGAATCCAATAGTCCGCCAATTTCCAATTCTGCTTCTCTGTCTGG atgA
- the tipE gene encoding temperature-induced paralytic E isoform X1, whose amino-acid sequence MTDEEKIPPTFAEKLLFYTTATFVLLAIFSLFAFLFLVPFVIEPAFTTIFMQFDPVAALCVTASVKHLVGASNCSWASCREGCTKDLFECTQIRVNYKLGIYPNITPTDDENLIRVERALRKDYEYENYESTADKSYPEMIEEDLPEAIPTGLQGNDSEWYFTGARLFPNVKGCGYPPILNCTVFYAKHMPLGTNYTCYYSRVDPGLVITELDMWQNTLNLVYAMAIPIPSFIISVIYLTFAYFKIYNTEEESEQAPLKSDAEAMATGDDEKPTTPGSDTFREDLACYGHQLKMQLANDKPKEGFESNSPPISNSASLSGTKSSFVNA is encoded by the exons ATGACAGACGAAGAAAAAATACCGCCAACCTTTGCCGAAAAACTTCTATTTTACACGACAGCCACTTTCGTATTACTGGCCATCTTCAGCCTGTTCGCGTTCCTCTTCCTCGTACCCTTCGTCATAGAACCGGCATTCACCACGATATTCATGCAATTCGATCCAGTCGCAGCATTATGCGTCACAGCCTCGGTGAAACATCTCGTCGGAGCCAGCAACTGCTCCTGGGCGTCTTGTCGCGAAGGCTGCACTAAAGACCTCTTCGAGTGTACACAGATCCGCGTCAACTACAAACTCGGTATCTATCCTAACATCACACCGACAGATGACGAGAATCTAATCAGGGTCGAGAGGGCTCTGAGAAAAGACTACGAATACGAAAACTACGAATCGACAGCGGATAAATCATACCCAGAGATGATTGAGGAAGATCTGCCAGAAGCTATACCGACTGGCCTGCAAGGGAATGATTCTGAATGGTATTTTACCGGAGCAAGACTGTTCCCAAATGTAAAAGGCTGTGGTTACCCACCTATTTTAAATTGCACCGTGTTCTACGCCAAGCATATGCCTCTCGGTACCAATTATACTTGTTACTACAGCCGCGTGGACCCCGGCTTGGTGATCACTGAGCTGGACATGTGGCAGAACACCCTGAACCTGGTGTATGCTATGGCGATACCTATACCATCGTTCATTATTTCGGTGATATATTTGACGTTCGCGTACTTTAAGATATATAATACTGAGGAGGAATCGGAGCAGGCTCCTTTGAAGAGCGATGCTGAAGCGATGGCGACAGGAGACGATGAGAAGCCGACGACTCCAGGGTCGGACACGTTCAGGGAGGACCTGGCGTGCTACGGACATCAGTTAAAGATGCAGCTGGCCAACGACAAGCCTAAAGAGGGCTTCGAATCCAATAGTCCGCCAATTTCCAATTCTGCTTCTCTGTCTGG GACGAAGTCATCATTCGTGAACGCCTAA